In Thermotomaculum hydrothermale, a single genomic region encodes these proteins:
- a CDS encoding right-handed parallel beta-helix repeat-containing protein, with product MKGFIKFFLVLTMFFPICTYLTPFSPQYKGNILIVSPDGDDVNGDGSVDNPFKTLDTALFYAKQGDTVYLRGGVYPIEVNIDVSGNSRNPITISSYPGEHAIFDGTIDENSDSNPPKFRITGDYLIVENIEVRNGGSDGVLLTEGASHNILKNIKVHHCYFAGIEIENGAGYNLVLNCDSYMNCDYRETHGEHADGFGVKFNVGRGNVLKGCRAWNNSDDGFDMWEANNKVTIEYCIAWGNGFDSWGIGGDFAGDGNGFKLGPGGHLIHHCIAFLNASRGFDFNDAEESLYVYNNSSYKNPVGFNFPDGKHVLKNNLSFRDGRNTVGMECVQERNSWQYDSVSESAFVSLDYSVVIGERKADGSIPQNNFFKPSLYSPYIDKGVDVGLLYYGNAPEIGAVEIRIFRIIIPKDPLTTPALLF from the coding sequence ATGAAAGGTTTTATAAAATTTTTTTTAGTTTTAACAATGTTTTTCCCGATTTGTACATATTTAACCCCTTTTTCTCCTCAATACAAAGGAAATATATTAATTGTTTCGCCAGATGGAGACGATGTCAACGGTGACGGAAGTGTTGATAATCCCTTTAAAACACTGGATACAGCATTATTCTATGCAAAGCAGGGAGACACAGTATATTTGAGAGGTGGAGTTTACCCCATTGAGGTAAATATTGATGTTTCCGGCAACAGCCGTAATCCAATAACCATATCTTCATACCCCGGTGAGCATGCTATTTTTGACGGCACTATTGATGAAAATTCCGATTCAAACCCACCGAAATTCAGAATAACAGGTGACTATTTAATTGTTGAAAACATAGAGGTGAGAAACGGCGGTTCTGACGGTGTGCTATTAACAGAAGGTGCTTCCCACAATATCCTTAAAAATATTAAAGTGCACCATTGCTATTTTGCCGGGATTGAGATTGAGAATGGGGCAGGTTATAACCTTGTTCTCAACTGTGACTCATATATGAATTGTGATTACAGGGAAACTCACGGAGAGCATGCAGACGGTTTTGGGGTAAAGTTTAATGTTGGTAGGGGGAATGTTTTGAAAGGATGCAGGGCATGGAACAACTCTGACGATGGTTTTGATATGTGGGAGGCAAACAACAAGGTAACAATTGAATACTGTATTGCTTGGGGAAACGGTTTTGACAGCTGGGGTATAGGAGGTGATTTTGCAGGAGACGGAAACGGTTTTAAACTTGGGCCTGGCGGCCATTTAATTCACCACTGTATTGCATTTTTAAACGCTTCAAGGGGATTTGATTTCAACGATGCGGAAGAAAGCCTCTATGTTTACAACAATTCTTCATACAAAAATCCGGTAGGTTTTAACTTTCCAGATGGAAAGCATGTTTTAAAGAATAATCTTTCTTTCAGGGACGGGAGAAACACAGTTGGAATGGAATGTGTGCAAGAGAGAAATTCATGGCAATACGATTCTGTTTCTGAATCAGCATTTGTTTCACTTGATTATTCAGTTGTTATCGGAGAAAGAAAAGCAGATGGGAGTATTCCTCAAAATAATTTTTTTAAGCCTTCCCTTTATTCGCCTTACATTGATAAAGGAGTTGATGTAGGCCTTTTATATTACGGTAATGCACCTGAAATAGGGGCTGTTGAAATAAGGATATTCAGAATTATCATCCCTAAAGACCCTTTAACAACACCCGCCTTATTGTTTTAA
- the cutA gene encoding divalent-cation tolerance protein CutA has translation MAGKKRKYIMVMTTVGSEEQAVVIADALVNKKVAACVNIIPSIRSIYRFKGKVWDDEEYLLIIKSTENNYSEIEKTITELHNYEIPEILSFPMEKGSRNFLNWIEESVL, from the coding sequence ATGGCGGGGAAAAAGAGAAAGTATATTATGGTTATGACAACAGTTGGTTCAGAAGAGCAGGCTGTTGTTATTGCAGATGCTCTGGTTAACAAAAAAGTTGCCGCATGTGTAAACATTATCCCCTCAATTCGTTCCATTTACAGGTTTAAAGGTAAGGTCTGGGACGATGAAGAGTATCTGTTGATTATAAAGTCAACAGAGAACAATTACAGCGAGATAGAAAAAACAATCACCGAACTTCACAATTATGAAATCCCCGAGATTTTGTCCTTCCCGATGGAAAAGGGAAGCAGAAACTTTCTAAACTGGATTGAGGAATCAGTCCTTTGA
- a CDS encoding histidine phosphatase family protein, which translates to MIQLYVIRHAQTQFNKEHIFQGVTDNGLSSDGLKQAKYIADYFDNIEIDEIYSSPLNRVIQTATPLAEKKKREIKILDKFYEVDCGKWEGKNWYYLVENEGESLRKWLLDADFKAPEGESLLDVYNRIEKQLFEVISMPERDRNIVLFGHGGVNRAIICHLLGISINRAFRFEQSNACINLFEISEKFPPRLIMLNYTGHLKED; encoded by the coding sequence TTGATACAACTCTATGTTATCCGCCACGCACAGACACAATTCAATAAAGAACACATTTTTCAGGGTGTTACAGATAACGGTTTAAGCAGTGATGGTTTAAAGCAGGCAAAATATATAGCAGATTATTTTGATAATATTGAAATAGATGAAATATATTCAAGCCCATTAAATAGAGTTATCCAGACAGCTACACCACTTGCAGAAAAAAAGAAAAGAGAGATTAAAATTCTTGACAAATTCTACGAAGTGGATTGCGGAAAATGGGAAGGCAAAAACTGGTATTATCTTGTTGAAAATGAAGGAGAAAGTTTAAGAAAATGGTTGCTTGACGCAGACTTTAAAGCCCCTGAAGGGGAATCACTCCTTGATGTTTACAATAGAATTGAAAAGCAACTTTTTGAAGTAATTTCAATGCCTGAAAGAGACAGAAATATAGTTTTATTTGGCCACGGTGGGGTAAACAGGGCAATTATCTGCCACCTTTTAGGAATTTCTATAAATAGAGCTTTCAGGTTTGAGCAGTCAAACGCCTGCATTAACCTTTTTGAGATAAGCGAAAAATTTCCGCCCAGATTGATTATGCTAAACTACACAGGGCATCTTAAGGAGGATTGA
- the argS gene encoding arginine--tRNA ligase has translation MIELKEKIADSIVYFLKDNGIDFKRQDILVQFKKPEKLDFGDIAFPVFRFAKDFRKPPVEIAGMVKDFFESNPLDEIEKIEVINGYVNFHISPEWMFNQLVSNLNSKGDNFYKQDVLKDKTFVVEFSSPNIAKPFSIGHLRSTVIGNFLRNLLKALGANVIGINHIGDWGTQFGKLIVAFRLWGNEEELEKDPVKYMLNLYVRFHKEAEENPELEDKAREAFLRLEKGEEEERNLWEKFRSLSLKEFEKTYKRLNVHFDKVLGEAFYSDKIDRVIKILEEKKLLEESENALVVKLDDYNMPPCLIKKSDGATLYATRDIAAAIYRKETFNFDKMLYVVGSEQKLHFRQFIKVLELAGFEWAKNMEHIDFGLYRFKDGKMSTRKGKVVLLEEVLDEAVKRIRDIMEEKNPDLTKEERENVAEVLGTGAIIFNDLKNDRIKDVQFSWDEVLNFEGESGPYIAYSYVRCNGILRNAESVKESENYKATHDSEISLIKKLFEFKEIMLIAYNNRKSHFIANYLLDLTKSFTTFYHNCRVIGESDDISSFRKMLVKLTMSTLKAGAEILGMRLPDRM, from the coding sequence ATGATTGAATTGAAAGAAAAAATAGCAGATTCTATTGTTTATTTTCTCAAAGATAACGGTATTGATTTTAAAAGGCAGGATATATTAGTACAGTTTAAAAAGCCTGAGAAATTGGATTTTGGGGATATAGCATTTCCTGTTTTCAGGTTTGCAAAAGATTTCAGAAAACCACCTGTTGAAATTGCGGGGATGGTTAAGGATTTTTTTGAATCAAACCCCCTTGATGAAATTGAAAAGATTGAAGTAATAAATGGCTATGTAAACTTTCACATATCTCCCGAATGGATGTTTAATCAACTTGTTTCAAACCTTAATTCAAAGGGTGATAATTTTTATAAGCAGGATGTTTTAAAAGATAAAACCTTTGTTGTTGAGTTTTCCTCACCAAATATAGCCAAACCTTTCAGTATAGGACATTTAAGAAGCACGGTTATAGGTAATTTCTTAAGAAATCTTTTGAAAGCATTGGGAGCAAATGTAATAGGGATAAACCATATTGGAGACTGGGGCACTCAATTCGGTAAGCTAATTGTTGCATTTAGACTCTGGGGAAACGAAGAAGAACTTGAAAAAGATCCTGTAAAGTATATGCTTAACCTTTATGTAAGGTTTCATAAAGAGGCAGAAGAAAACCCTGAACTTGAAGACAAAGCGAGAGAGGCTTTTTTAAGGCTTGAAAAGGGGGAAGAGGAAGAGAGAAACTTATGGGAAAAATTCAGAAGCCTTTCTTTGAAAGAGTTTGAAAAAACATACAAGAGGTTAAATGTTCACTTTGATAAGGTATTAGGTGAGGCTTTTTATTCTGACAAAATAGACAGGGTTATTAAAATACTTGAAGAGAAAAAACTTCTTGAAGAAAGCGAAAATGCTTTAGTTGTAAAACTTGATGACTATAATATGCCGCCGTGTTTAATTAAAAAGTCTGACGGTGCAACCCTTTACGCAACGAGGGATATAGCAGCGGCAATTTATAGAAAAGAGACTTTCAACTTTGACAAAATGCTGTATGTTGTTGGCTCTGAGCAAAAACTTCATTTCAGGCAATTTATAAAGGTGCTTGAACTTGCCGGGTTTGAGTGGGCTAAGAATATGGAGCACATAGACTTTGGGTTATACAGGTTTAAAGATGGGAAGATGTCAACCAGAAAGGGCAAGGTTGTCCTTCTTGAAGAGGTGTTAGACGAGGCTGTAAAAAGAATAAGAGACATAATGGAAGAGAAAAACCCTGATTTAACAAAAGAAGAAAGGGAAAATGTTGCCGAAGTTTTAGGCACAGGAGCAATAATATTTAACGATTTGAAAAATGACAGAATAAAAGATGTTCAATTCTCCTGGGATGAGGTTTTAAACTTTGAAGGTGAGTCAGGGCCCTACATTGCATACTCATATGTCAGGTGCAATGGTATTTTAAGGAATGCAGAATCTGTCAAGGAAAGCGAAAATTATAAAGCAACCCATGATAGTGAAATCTCATTGATAAAAAAACTTTTTGAGTTCAAAGAAATAATGCTTATAGCCTACAACAACAGAAAAAGCCATTTTATCGCAAATTATCTCCTTGATTTAACAAAATCGTTTACAACCTTTTATCACAATTGCAGGGTTATTGGTGAGAGTGACGATATTTCTTCTTTCAGAAAAATGCTTGTAAAATTAACTATGAGCACATTAAAAGCGGGGGCAGAGATATTGGGAATGAGGCTTCCTGACAGGATGTAA
- a CDS encoding diacylglycerol/lipid kinase family protein produces the protein MDFGVLFNPFSGGGKARNFREYLKQKLLKTDKKFIWIETKKAGDGTKITEFFLNRGIKKILVCGGDGTINESVSALAENKNDAHIFILPLGIGNDFVRSIKLNFTPEKLLDIFLEEKYAIKSVDCGKINGNFFVNNCGIGFDGAVTKLAEKLRGTKDPYTKAALRKILFYKGFKAKVRIDGKLKANGNLLLLVISNGEYYGRGIKITPGASIDDGYFNILIVENVGVMKRLPLFYSVKKENHIKREEFKFFKGKEIEVDFFDKSVDCHTDGLYLNLSDVSRISMLHKKVKIAYSLKGDKK, from the coding sequence ATGGATTTTGGCGTTTTGTTTAACCCCTTCTCAGGCGGGGGAAAGGCAAGAAATTTTAGAGAATACTTAAAGCAAAAATTACTAAAAACCGATAAAAAATTTATATGGATTGAGACAAAAAAGGCAGGAGACGGGACAAAGATTACAGAGTTTTTCCTTAACAGGGGTATAAAAAAAATTCTTGTTTGTGGTGGAGACGGGACAATAAATGAATCTGTGTCAGCCCTTGCCGAAAATAAAAATGACGCCCACATATTTATTTTGCCTCTTGGAATAGGAAACGATTTTGTCCGCTCTATAAAGTTAAATTTTACGCCTGAAAAACTTTTAGATATATTTCTTGAAGAAAAATATGCCATAAAAAGTGTGGATTGTGGAAAAATTAACGGCAATTTTTTCGTCAATAATTGCGGGATAGGATTTGACGGTGCTGTAACAAAACTTGCTGAGAAGTTAAGAGGGACAAAAGACCCTTATACAAAGGCAGCATTGAGAAAAATACTTTTTTACAAAGGGTTCAAGGCAAAGGTGAGGATTGACGGGAAATTAAAGGCAAACGGAAATTTACTCCTTTTGGTAATTTCAAACGGTGAATATTATGGAAGAGGGATAAAGATAACCCCGGGGGCAAGCATTGATGACGGTTATTTTAATATTTTGATTGTTGAGAATGTCGGTGTTATGAAAAGGTTGCCTCTATTTTACTCGGTAAAAAAAGAGAATCACATAAAAAGAGAAGAGTTCAAGTTTTTCAAAGGAAAAGAGATAGAGGTTGATTTTTTTGATAAAAGTGTTGATTGCCACACAGATGGTTTGTATTTGAACCTGTCAGATGTTTCAAGAATTTCAATGCTCCATAAAAAGGTAAAAATAGCATATTCTCTGAAAGGAGATAAAAAGTGA
- a CDS encoding SpoIVB peptidase S55 domain-containing protein, with amino-acid sequence MKKVIVFFMILASISVFSQDFIYSRQLKPGMKGYGLTVFQGDKIEKFKVDILGVLKNMVPGENRVLIRCEGDFVNKAGIIAGMSGSPVFIDGKLAGAVSFGWEFGKEPIGGLTPIEDMLDVINTYSSGEVQEIMFDKKPNIEDIINPKPENFMPERLKKFFANNDFVATGFESLPFASSGTGGIDYSYEKKPEEGGPIAVALTRGDLNLYAIGTITYVKNNYILAFGHPMFGLGHVSIPIHSAKILAIYPSYKSSNKIGIIGKEIGTLVEDRSAAILGIKGKKAYMIPINVKLNLKNKTKEYSIEVAEEPLLTPFLVNLVFSSVLQNATKNVGFSTFNLRGKIKVEGYPDIILNSLITGANYQTTVYQIASLVSAVIQNPYVKARIEGISVDLNFVEDIRFAQIMKVKSSTTKVKRGKSVHLQVYLKPFQKDLMIKNVIIKVPKTVKPGKYYIELGDGFTIMKRQSKVLARRIETLDGFIRLVNRFLRNNKVYVSLAGNTNAVFMGESVQPDLPGSIVDTIKTQSTYIPKTNKWKQYYSVDILTLPYVVKGYFLIPIEIE; translated from the coding sequence GTGAAAAAAGTAATTGTTTTTTTTATGATTTTAGCTTCAATTTCGGTATTTTCTCAGGATTTCATATATTCAAGACAGTTAAAGCCTGGTATGAAGGGATACGGTTTAACCGTGTTCCAGGGTGATAAGATTGAGAAATTCAAAGTTGATATTTTAGGTGTTTTAAAGAATATGGTGCCCGGTGAAAACAGGGTTTTAATAAGGTGTGAAGGGGATTTTGTAAACAAGGCAGGTATTATTGCGGGAATGAGCGGAAGCCCTGTTTTTATAGATGGCAAACTTGCAGGTGCGGTCTCCTTTGGCTGGGAATTTGGCAAAGAGCCTATAGGGGGGCTAACCCCTATTGAAGATATGCTTGATGTAATAAATACATACTCAAGCGGAGAAGTTCAGGAAATAATGTTTGATAAAAAGCCAAACATTGAGGATATAATCAATCCAAAGCCTGAAAACTTTATGCCTGAAAGGTTGAAAAAGTTTTTTGCAAACAATGACTTTGTCGCTACTGGTTTTGAATCCCTTCCCTTTGCTTCATCAGGGACAGGGGGTATTGACTACTCTTATGAGAAAAAACCAGAAGAGGGAGGCCCCATTGCTGTTGCCTTAACAAGGGGGGATTTAAACCTCTATGCAATAGGAACAATTACATATGTAAAAAATAACTATATACTTGCTTTTGGGCATCCTATGTTTGGGTTAGGGCATGTTTCAATTCCTATTCACTCTGCGAAGATACTTGCAATTTACCCATCCTATAAATCCTCAAACAAGATTGGAATTATTGGCAAAGAAATAGGCACGCTTGTTGAAGACAGAAGTGCTGCAATTTTAGGGATTAAAGGCAAAAAAGCCTATATGATTCCCATAAATGTTAAGTTAAACTTAAAAAACAAAACAAAGGAATACTCTATTGAGGTTGCTGAAGAGCCTTTATTAACCCCTTTTCTTGTAAATCTTGTTTTTTCAAGCGTTTTGCAGAATGCAACCAAAAATGTGGGCTTTTCAACCTTTAATTTAAGGGGGAAAATAAAGGTTGAAGGTTATCCCGATATAATTCTCAATTCATTGATTACCGGGGCAAATTACCAGACAACTGTGTATCAAATTGCCTCTCTTGTTAGCGCAGTTATTCAAAACCCCTATGTTAAGGCAAGGATAGAGGGCATTTCAGTTGACTTAAACTTTGTTGAAGACATAAGGTTTGCTCAAATAATGAAGGTAAAATCATCAACAACAAAGGTTAAAAGAGGCAAATCTGTCCATTTACAGGTCTATTTAAAGCCTTTTCAAAAAGACTTAATGATAAAAAATGTAATTATAAAAGTCCCCAAAACTGTTAAACCTGGCAAATACTATATTGAGCTTGGTGACGGGTTCACAATAATGAAAAGGCAGTCAAAGGTGCTTGCAAGAAGGATTGAAACACTTGACGGATTTATCAGGCTTGTAAACAGGTTTTTAAGGAATAACAAGGTTTATGTGTCTCTGGCAGGTAATACAAACGCAGTCTTTATGGGAGAGAGTGTCCAGCCTGATTTACCGGGCTCTATTGTTGATACTATAAAAACACAATCAACATACATTCCTAAAACAAACAAGTGGAAGCAATACTACTCTGTTGACATACTGACTCTGCCCTATGTTGTTAAGGGATACTTTTTGATTCCAATTGAAATAGAGTAA
- a CDS encoding roadblock/LC7 domain-containing protein, whose translation MGELEKLLESAAKEIAEMVGASVVNMETGLALASYSVDPSFDVSVSSAAYAEVLKQNDVALDLLGGPEVVGEVEDILVTTDKFYFLVRKLGNKHFLGVAITKKGNLGLARVIMKKYEPKMEEELAELDEM comes from the coding sequence ATGGGTGAATTAGAAAAATTATTGGAAAGTGCGGCAAAAGAAATTGCTGAAATGGTTGGTGCATCTGTAGTAAATATGGAAACAGGATTAGCTTTAGCTTCATATTCTGTTGACCCCAGTTTTGATGTTTCAGTATCATCTGCTGCTTACGCAGAAGTTTTAAAACAAAATGATGTAGCATTAGATCTTTTAGGTGGTCCTGAAGTTGTTGGCGAAGTAGAAGATATACTTGTAACTACAGATAAATTTTACTTTCTGGTCAGGAAGTTAGGAAATAAACATTTTCTTGGCGTAGCTATAACAAAGAAGGGAAATCTTGGTCTTGCAAGAGTTATAATGAAAAAATATGAGCCTAAAATGGAAGAAGAACTTGCAGAATTAGATGAAATGTAA
- a CDS encoding tetratricopeptide repeat protein: protein MRDSLLYLVDVESIDRENAVVSLNIFINYKVPLQMVNLDITFPSTMVQNLKKSINIDEIDEELRDSLIMIFRDCQNAVNDITINSREIISLTECKFKSRKLSTLGKPYDTRDIVYKNMLKAVKEMEKKSFTKLFYKKMLKLYMDLSLIEDFIDFCIENKDFEEVKPFLIYPFKIRGFNEKTLIKLGNIAVYFNDFETGERLFSLALKLNPSNPYALIGKAQCLYQQGEENFLMYLQKAYHFNKKITVEIVTKRFNFRKKNCSVFDVISLKEAMEIVSIPPEALENLERLSIPYRFESAKGSIYFIKSELLAWKETMDSLQIISKRFN, encoded by the coding sequence TTGAGGGATAGCCTTTTATACCTTGTTGATGTTGAGTCAATTGACAGAGAAAATGCTGTTGTTTCTCTCAACATTTTCATCAACTACAAAGTCCCCCTTCAAATGGTAAACCTTGATATAACCTTTCCCTCCACCATGGTTCAAAACCTGAAAAAAAGCATAAATATTGACGAAATAGACGAAGAGTTGAGGGACTCTCTTATAATGATTTTTAGAGATTGCCAGAATGCTGTAAACGATATAACAATCAATTCAAGGGAAATAATCTCCCTGACTGAATGTAAATTTAAGTCCAGAAAACTCTCAACCTTAGGAAAGCCTTACGACACAAGGGACATTGTTTATAAAAATATGCTTAAAGCAGTAAAAGAAATGGAAAAGAAGAGTTTTACTAAACTCTTTTACAAAAAAATGCTAAAACTCTATATGGATTTAAGTTTAATTGAGGATTTTATAGACTTCTGCATAGAAAACAAAGACTTTGAAGAGGTTAAGCCTTTTTTAATCTATCCCTTTAAAATCAGGGGGTTTAATGAAAAAACCCTGATTAAATTAGGCAATATAGCCGTTTACTTTAACGATTTTGAGACAGGAGAGAGGCTATTTTCACTTGCTTTGAAATTAAACCCGTCAAATCCGTATGCTTTAATCGGCAAGGCACAGTGCCTGTATCAGCAGGGAGAGGAAAATTTCTTAATGTACCTTCAAAAGGCGTATCACTTTAACAAAAAGATTACCGTTGAAATTGTTACAAAAAGGTTTAATTTCAGGAAAAAAAACTGCTCTGTTTTTGATGTTATAAGTTTAAAAGAGGCTATGGAAATCGTTAGCATTCCGCCTGAAGCACTTGAAAACCTTGAAAGGCTCTCAATCCCATACCGCTTTGAATCTGCAAAGGGAAGTATTTACTTTATAAAATCTGAACTATTAGCATGGAAAGAAACAATGGATTCTTTGCAGATAATTTCTAAAAGGTTTAATTAA
- the mnmA gene encoding tRNA 2-thiouridine(34) synthase MnmA encodes MKKVLLAMSGGVDSGVSAHLLKDKGFLVEGVTLVFHSDIETARCNLKICCSSNDVEDARELCNSLGIKHRVIHMEKEFERKIVQPFLDLYYLGITPNPCGWCNRFLKIGFLVDYAIENGFDYLATGHYARQKDGFLYRGLDRDKDQTYFLSMVKKHHIEKLYFPLGELTKEKVREIARERGLNVAEKKESQELCFTGGKKPGEFAAGKIPLKAGMIKHINGAILGYHKGLAYYTIGQRKGLGISWKNPLYVVKLDFKTNTVFVGEKEYLKKTRVKVRNFNLIGEFKGKLSASIRYNQKPQILANVENIRENEYMFEFENPVRGVAPGQLLVCFSDNDMVVGGGIIEG; translated from the coding sequence ATGAAAAAAGTACTTCTTGCAATGAGTGGGGGGGTTGATTCAGGGGTTTCAGCCCACCTTTTAAAAGATAAAGGCTTTTTAGTTGAAGGGGTTACCCTTGTTTTTCACTCAGATATTGAAACAGCAAGGTGTAATTTAAAGATATGCTGTTCAAGCAACGATGTTGAAGATGCAAGGGAATTATGCAATTCACTTGGAATTAAACACCGCGTTATACACATGGAAAAAGAGTTTGAAAGAAAGATAGTTCAGCCTTTCCTAGATTTATACTACCTTGGAATTACCCCAAACCCCTGTGGGTGGTGCAACAGGTTTTTAAAGATAGGCTTTTTAGTTGACTATGCAATTGAAAACGGGTTTGACTATTTAGCCACAGGGCATTACGCAAGGCAAAAAGACGGCTTTCTTTACAGGGGGTTAGACAGGGATAAAGACCAGACATACTTTTTATCAATGGTAAAAAAGCATCATATTGAAAAACTTTACTTCCCCCTTGGAGAATTGACAAAGGAAAAGGTAAGAGAGATTGCAAGGGAAAGGGGATTAAATGTTGCAGAGAAAAAGGAAAGCCAGGAGTTATGCTTTACTGGGGGTAAAAAACCTGGAGAGTTTGCAGCTGGGAAAATACCTTTAAAAGCGGGTATGATTAAACATATAAACGGGGCAATTTTAGGCTATCATAAAGGGCTTGCATATTACACAATTGGACAGAGAAAGGGGTTGGGGATTTCCTGGAAAAATCCGCTTTATGTTGTTAAACTTGACTTTAAAACAAACACTGTTTTTGTTGGAGAGAAAGAATACCTTAAAAAAACAAGGGTAAAAGTGAGAAATTTCAACCTTATAGGAGAGTTTAAGGGCAAACTTTCCGCTTCAATAAGATACAATCAAAAACCGCAAATCCTTGCAAATGTTGAAAATATAAGAGAAAATGAGTATATGTTTGAGTTTGAAAACCCCGTAAGAGGGGTTGCGCCAGGGCAATTGCTTGTATGTTTTTCAGATAACGATATGGTTGTTGGAGGAGGGATAATTGAGGGATAG
- the mazG gene encoding nucleoside triphosphate pyrophosphohydrolase — MKEFDRLVEIMAKLRSENGCPWDRKQTLETLKSFLIEEAYETVDAIDEKDYSKLKEELGDLLLQIVFQSRITEECGKFNIEDVIKTINEKMIRRHPHVFGNDKVNSTEEVLENWEKIKAKEREKKKEKGFLSGIAKNLPALQVAFQIGVKTSRIGFDWKTPDEVIEKFKEEWKEFEKARESGDRKKIKEEIGDILFTIAQISRKYEIDPEDALRETNKKFMKRFNHIEKNTDIYNSSLEEMEKLWQEAKEKE, encoded by the coding sequence ATGAAAGAGTTTGACAGGCTTGTGGAGATAATGGCAAAACTTAGAAGCGAAAACGGATGCCCATGGGATAGAAAACAGACACTTGAAACCTTAAAATCCTTTCTAATTGAAGAAGCATACGAAACAGTTGATGCAATTGACGAAAAGGATTACTCAAAATTGAAAGAAGAATTGGGGGATTTACTCTTGCAGATAGTTTTCCAATCAAGGATTACTGAAGAATGCGGGAAATTTAACATAGAGGATGTTATAAAAACAATAAACGAGAAAATGATTAGAAGGCACCCCCATGTTTTTGGGAATGATAAAGTAAATTCAACTGAAGAGGTGCTTGAAAACTGGGAGAAGATAAAGGCAAAGGAAAGGGAAAAGAAGAAGGAAAAAGGCTTTCTTTCAGGAATTGCAAAAAATCTCCCAGCGCTTCAGGTAGCCTTTCAAATTGGTGTTAAAACATCAAGGATAGGATTTGATTGGAAAACACCTGATGAAGTTATAGAAAAATTCAAAGAGGAATGGAAGGAGTTTGAAAAGGCAAGGGAAAGCGGGGATAGAAAAAAAATCAAAGAGGAGATAGGGGATATACTTTTCACAATTGCTCAAATTTCAAGAAAATACGAAATAGACCCTGAAGACGCATTAAGGGAGACAAACAAAAAGTTTATGAAGAGATTTAATCATATTGAAAAAAATACCGATATTTACAATTCATCTTTAGAGGAAATGGAAAAACTCTGGCAGGAAGCAAAGGAAAAAGAATAG